Proteins encoded by one window of Vitis vinifera cultivar Pinot Noir 40024 chromosome 10, ASM3070453v1:
- the LOC100852951 gene encoding wall-associated receptor kinase 5, protein MRMLLQLLVSVHLITIIIFFVFIPQEAGASLTKPGCPEKCGNVTIPYPFGMGKGCYLHRDFEITCNMSSNPPLPLLQEVQLLQISEDNLRINDIAYRSCFNNQSGKTDSSYILYNRNHHFSYSYTHNTFVAIGCDIFAYITGYNSTAYATGCASLCNTDNDIAAGFSSSACSGIGCCRTYLQTDIAHFYLRIRSINMITPTWSSEPCGLAFIAERNFSTLEHFNLSSKFDKKLYFVPAVLDWSVGEVSCHEAIRRKNYACGQNTYCNNSIQGRGYNCHCLNGYQGNPYLANGCQDINECNDPNQNVCHKIALCSNIPGSYSCNCPSGYHGDGRKHGTGCIRGKRKHLLLLVFSLGVGIIVVPLILISTGLRLYRGVEEREKKKIKQEFFKKNGGLLLQQQISSSKESVEKTKLYSVEELERATDGFNSGRVIGKGGLGTVYKGMLSDGSIVAIKKSNTVDEKELDQFVNEVFILSQINHRHIVRLLGCCLETEVPLLIYEYVSNGTLFHHLHDEGHASTLSWKNRLRIGSEIAGALAYLHSYASIAICHRDIKSSNILLDENLRAVVSDFGLSRSIPLDKTHLTALVQGTFGYLDPDYFHSGQFTDKSDVYAFGVVLAELLTGEQAISSDRSEQGLANHFRSAMKQNRLFEILDNQVVNEGQKEEIFAIAKLAKRCLKLNGKKRPTMKQVDIDLQQLGRFQGLSLQKTWIQEPSLQQQTCEDYCTVSETSHSYTFGPVTEEIVHDDEDLLS, encoded by the exons ATGAGGATGCTTCTGCAATTGCTAGTATCAGTTCATCTTATCacaatcatcatcttctttgtATTTATACCACAGGAAGCAGGGGCATCTCTGACCAAGCCTGGCTGCCCAGAGAAATGTGGGAACGTTACCATTCCATATCCATTTGGCATGGGAAAAGGCTGTTACCTTCATAGAGATTTTGAGATTACATGCAACATGTCCTCCAATCCGCCTCTTCCACTTCTCCAAGAAGTTCAACTTTTGCAGATATCAGAAGACAATCTGCGCATCAATGATATTGCTTATCGTAGCTGTTTTAACAACCAATCAGGGAAGACTGATTCATCATATATATTATACAATAGAAATCATCATTTCAGTTACTCCTACACTCACAATACGTTCGTAGCCATTGGGTGTGACATATTTGCTTATATCACTGGGTACAACAGTACAGCATATGCAACTGGGTGTGCATCGCTTTGTAATACTGATAATGACATCGCTGCTGGTTTTTCCTCTTCTGCTTGCTCTGGCATTGGTTGCTGCAGGACTTATCTCCAAACAGATATTGCACACTTTTATCTCCGGATTCGCAGCATCAACATGATCACACCAACCTGGTCTTCTGAGCCATGTGGCCTTGCTTTCATAGCAGAGAGGAACTTCTCTACACTTGAACATTTTAACCTCTCTAGTAAATTTGACAAGAAATTGTATTTTGTCCCAGCAGTACTTGACTGGTCAGTTGGGGAAGTCTCTTGCCATGAAGCtatcagaagaaaaaactaTGCATGTGGCCAGAACACTTACTGCAACAACTCCATCCAGGGTCGGGGGTATAATTGTCACTGCCTTAACGGCTACCAAGGGAATCCCTACCTTGCAAATGGCTGCCAAG ATATTAATGAGTGCAACGACCCAAACCAAAATGTTTGCCACAAGATAGCTCTTTGCAGTAACATCCCTGGCAGTTACTCATGCAATTGCCCATCTGGTTACCATGGAGATGGCAGGAAACATGGAACTGGGTGCATACGTGGCAAGCGTAAACATTTGCTACTACTGGTATTTTCTTTAG GCGTGGGGATTATTGTTGTTCCCTTGATCCTAATTTCTACGGGCTTAAGGTTATACCGAGGAGTTgaggaaagagagaaaaagaaaataaaacaggaGTTCTTCAAAAAGAACGGTGGTCTGCTATTGCAACAGCAAATTTCTTCAAGCAAAGAAAGCgtagaaaaaacaaaactctATTCGGTAGAAGAGTTGGAGAGAGCAACAGATGGCTTCAATTCAGGTCGAGTCATCGGTAAGGGAGGCCTTGGCACAGTATACAAAGGGATGCTGTCAGATGGAAGCATTGTAGCCATTAAGAAGTCCAATACTGTTGATGAAAAGGAATTGGACCAGTTCGTCAATGAAGTTTTCATTCTTTCACAGATCAACCATAGGCACATAGTAAGATTGTTAGGTTGTTGTCTGGAGACTGAAGTACCTTTGCTGATTTATGAATATGTCTCCAATGGCACCCTTTTCCACCATCTTCATGATGAGGGCCACGCATCTACATTATCTTGGAAAAACCGGCTGCGAATTGGGAGTGAAATTGCCGGAGCCCTGGCTTATTTGCACTCATATGCTTCTATTGCCATCTGTCACAGGGATATCAAATCTAGTAACATATTGTTGGATGAAAACCTCCGGGCAGTAGTTTCTGACTTTGGACTTTCAAGGTCAATACCCCTTGACAAAACTCACTTAACTGCGTTGGTACAAGGGACATTTGGTTACTTGGATCCGGATTATTTTCATTCAGGTCAATTTACAGATAAAAGTGATGTGTATGCCTTCGGTGTAGTCCTTGCTGAACTTCTGACAGGAGAACAAGCCATTTCCTCGGATAGATCTGAACAAGGTCTAGCTAATCATTTTAGATCAGCAATGAAACAAAATCGCCTGTTTGAAATTCTTGATAACCAAGTTGTAAATGAAGGACAGAAGGAGGAGATTTTCGCCATTGCTAAGCTTGCTAAGAGATGCCTAAAGTTGAATGGGAAAAAAAGGCCAACCATGAAACAAGTTGATATAGACCTCCAACAACTGGGCAGATTTCAGGGGTTGTCTTTGCAGAAGACATGGATTCAAGAACCTTCCTTGCAGCAGCAAACATGCGAGGACTACTGCACGGTAAGTGAAACATCCCATTCCTACACATTTGGTCCAGTTACAGAAGAAATAGTTCATGACGATGAGGACTTGCTTTCCTAA